One genomic region from Sphingomicrobium aestuariivivum encodes:
- a CDS encoding DUF7946 domain-containing protein yields the protein MSDLIISFQGLDASEGHIEAFAGLESVAGVARALTLVAHYAATGEVRHRYPFSDDVQFFLEDTEEGSFNFRLRLAIATAVSAPIVVSMTHNAVYDLTKTVFQRCIGIEPQGVAPQISDLDRTRGGDINALIEAVEPALKKSHYGVGDTTAKITLREEHTQEIIVRFDNESKLYLTQDIAADDDVQQVSISALNANDRTGRAYFLDLKRTVPFRISKHAAPDTLSILSRSLDDYVNEDPSPVQISFERIEAADGRLKRVVIYKAEDVAGSN from the coding sequence TCCAAGGGCTCGATGCTAGCGAAGGCCACATTGAGGCCTTTGCGGGCTTGGAGTCTGTAGCGGGCGTGGCCCGTGCACTTACGCTTGTGGCGCACTATGCTGCTACTGGCGAAGTAAGGCATCGCTATCCGTTCTCAGATGATGTCCAATTTTTCCTTGAAGATACCGAAGAAGGTAGTTTCAACTTCAGACTTCGGTTAGCGATCGCGACTGCTGTCTCTGCACCGATTGTGGTCTCCATGACCCATAATGCTGTTTATGATCTGACAAAAACAGTCTTCCAGCGCTGCATTGGGATCGAGCCGCAGGGCGTCGCGCCGCAGATTTCCGACCTGGATCGAACGAGGGGCGGCGATATCAACGCGCTTATCGAGGCAGTCGAACCAGCGCTCAAGAAGTCGCATTATGGTGTTGGCGACACGACTGCTAAAATCACGCTTCGAGAAGAACACACGCAAGAAATTATCGTCCGATTTGATAACGAGTCGAAACTTTACCTCACGCAGGACATCGCAGCTGATGATGATGTGCAGCAAGTGTCGATCAGTGCGCTAAATGCGAATGATCGAACTGGGCGCGCTTATTTCTTAGACTTAAAACGCACCGTGCCGTTTCGTATATCGAAACACGCAGCGCCTGATACGTTGTCGATCCTCTCTCGGAGTTTAGACGACTACGTGAACGAAGACCCGTCTCCGGTTCAAATCTCTTTTGAGCGCATAGAGGCCGCTGATGGGCGATTGAAAAGAGTTGTAATCTACAAAGCAGAGGACGTTGCGGGATCAAACTGA
- a CDS encoding ribosomal protein L7/L12 yields MDNFFWVMVALAVGYVLGRNSVLKMDGEMRAPMPVGELPAEAKGRMEDALRRGDKIDAVRIVRTATGAGLKESKAFVDAFAAKRAERRKGDPISRG; encoded by the coding sequence ATGGACAATTTCTTCTGGGTGATGGTGGCGCTGGCGGTGGGCTATGTGCTGGGGCGCAATTCGGTGCTCAAGATGGACGGAGAGATGCGCGCGCCGATGCCGGTGGGAGAATTGCCCGCCGAGGCCAAGGGTCGGATGGAGGATGCGCTGCGGCGCGGCGACAAGATTGACGCCGTCCGCATCGTGCGCACCGCGACGGGCGCGGGCCTCAAGGAATCGAAGGCCTTCGTCGATGCCTTTGCCGCCAAGCGCGCCGAGCGGCGCAAGGGCGACCCGATTAGCCGGGGTTAG
- the ppk2 gene encoding polyphosphate kinase 2, whose translation MKGKDYRDALEPLSHELVQMAHWAKAKGERIVVLLEGRDTAGKGGTIGAISEHLNPRQCRTVALGKPSEDERTQWYFQRYVAHLPSAGEIVLFDRSWYNRAGVERVMGFATEEQVADFLDAVPVFEKMLVDDGIRLFKYWLSTSQEKQEERFAERLADPLKRWKLSPIDAAARTRYADYTAAREAMFAKTHTAHAPWTVVDYNDQKQGRLTLIRDLLDRLPDMQVAEEVLDWPALGHEPLGEDFGLLQPVAHHEGDG comes from the coding sequence ATGAAGGGCAAGGATTATCGCGACGCGCTCGAGCCATTGAGCCACGAGCTGGTGCAGATGGCGCATTGGGCCAAGGCGAAGGGCGAGCGGATCGTCGTGCTGCTCGAGGGGCGCGACACGGCGGGCAAGGGCGGCACGATCGGCGCGATCAGCGAGCATCTCAATCCACGGCAGTGCCGGACGGTGGCGCTGGGCAAGCCGAGCGAGGACGAGCGCACGCAATGGTATTTCCAGCGCTATGTCGCGCACCTGCCGTCGGCGGGCGAGATCGTGCTGTTCGACCGCAGCTGGTACAATCGCGCGGGCGTCGAGCGGGTGATGGGCTTTGCGACCGAGGAACAGGTGGCGGACTTCCTCGACGCAGTGCCGGTGTTCGAGAAGATGCTGGTCGATGACGGGATCAGGCTGTTCAAATATTGGCTGTCGACGAGCCAGGAGAAACAGGAAGAGCGCTTTGCCGAGCGGCTGGCCGATCCGCTGAAGCGCTGGAAGCTGTCGCCGATCGATGCGGCGGCGCGCACGCGCTATGCCGACTATACCGCCGCGCGCGAGGCGATGTTCGCCAAGACGCATACGGCCCACGCGCCGTGGACGGTGGTGGATTATAATGACCAGAAGCAGGGGCGGCTGACGCTGATCCGCGATTTGCTGGACCGGCTGCCCGATATGCAGGTGGCGGAGGAAGTGCTCGACTGGCCCGCGCTGGGGCATGAACCGCTGGGCGAGGACTTCGGGTTGCTCCAGCCCGTTGCGCATCATGAGGGGGACGGGTGA
- a CDS encoding DUF1330 domain-containing protein — MTHIHPTREQLAAFRALPTDGPIEMLNLLRFREQARYPDDHPAGPCSGADAYHRYLDAAGTVTARLGLDVIWSATPALTLIGPADEDWDMAFIARYPDASAFLTMIADPDYQAATVHRTAALADSRLLRLAPIAMQRD, encoded by the coding sequence ATGACCCATATCCACCCGACAAGGGAACAGCTCGCCGCCTTCCGCGCCCTGCCCACGGACGGGCCGATCGAGATGCTCAACCTGCTGCGCTTTCGCGAGCAGGCCCGCTATCCCGACGACCACCCCGCCGGGCCTTGTTCGGGCGCCGATGCCTATCACCGCTATCTCGATGCCGCGGGCACGGTGACCGCGCGTCTCGGCCTCGACGTCATCTGGTCGGCAACCCCCGCCCTCACCCTCATCGGCCCCGCCGACGAGGATTGGGACATGGCCTTCATCGCCCGCTACCCCGACGCTTCCGCCTTCCTCACCATGATCGCCGATCCCGACTACCAGGCCGCGACCGTCCACCGCACCGCCGCGCTCGCCGACAGCCGCCTCCTCCGCCTCGCCCCCATTGCAATGCAGCGCGACTAG
- a CDS encoding DUF4440 domain-containing protein — MLLSLAATLAAAAPMPEGDALTAQIEALDAKMFWAAFEGCDPTGVDAIVDDGYRMVHDLVGIAVESKEDFVASMEKQCAARAPGGENEGYANRRLLTPGSRTIKKLGDWGALEEAHHQFYERRADGSWELTGGGRYLHLWRWTGEAFVLNETLSLDHGPAPQYPPQ, encoded by the coding sequence ATGTTGCTTTCCCTCGCCGCCACCCTCGCCGCCGCCGCACCCATGCCCGAGGGCGATGCGCTGACCGCGCAGATCGAGGCGCTCGATGCAAAGATGTTCTGGGCCGCCTTCGAAGGCTGCGACCCGACCGGTGTCGATGCCATTGTCGATGACGGCTACCGCATGGTCCACGATCTCGTCGGCATCGCGGTGGAGAGCAAGGAGGACTTTGTCGCCTCGATGGAAAAGCAGTGCGCCGCCCGCGCCCCCGGCGGCGAGAATGAAGGCTATGCCAACCGCCGCCTCCTCACGCCCGGCTCACGGACCATCAAGAAGCTCGGTGACTGGGGCGCGCTCGAGGAAGCACACCACCAGTTCTACGAGCGCCGCGCCGATGGCAGCTGGGAGCTGACCGGTGGCGGGCGCTACCTCCACCTCTGGCGCTGGACCGGCGAGGCCTTCGTCCTCAATGAAACGCTGAGCCTCGACCACGGCCCCGCCCCGCAATATCCGCCGCAATAG
- a CDS encoding DsrE family protein, whose product MMILTLALIAAQPADWPTGPVITGHGPHAPVELTSPMPTDVTLAHAFDSAGLTEDHHNRTLQSAARFINMHAAAGVDPGNIRPAVVIHGAAVFSVVSDARFEAKHAHAANPNRELVEALLAAGTRIIVCGQSAAAQDVATADLLPGVEMALSAMTAHALLQREGYSINPF is encoded by the coding sequence ATGATGATCCTCACGCTCGCGCTGATCGCCGCCCAGCCGGCCGACTGGCCCACCGGTCCCGTCATCACCGGTCACGGCCCCCACGCGCCGGTCGAGCTGACGTCGCCGATGCCAACGGATGTGACGCTCGCCCACGCCTTCGACAGCGCCGGGCTCACCGAGGATCATCACAATCGAACGCTGCAAAGCGCGGCGCGCTTCATCAACATGCATGCCGCCGCGGGCGTGGACCCCGGCAACATCCGCCCCGCCGTCGTCATCCACGGCGCCGCGGTCTTCTCGGTCGTCTCGGATGCCCGCTTCGAGGCCAAACACGCCCACGCCGCCAACCCCAACCGCGAGCTCGTGGAGGCACTGCTGGCGGCGGGCACCCGCATCATCGTCTGCGGCCAGTCGGCGGCGGCGCAGGATGTCGCGACCGCCGATCTCCTGCCGGGCGTCGAGATGGCGCTGTCGGCGATGACCGCCCACGCCCTGCTCCAGCGCGAGGGCTATAGCATCAACCCTTTCTGA
- a CDS encoding thermonuclease family protein has product MKFHHRKRAGRRFRWLAGLKRPLVLLAILMLVAFFRDPARVIREEEKVLTMSGRFPLCEVSGADTACISDGDSIRLAGGAPLRVVGFDTAEIGRPQCEAERALAISARAELQRWVNRGPFEIHYVEERDRYGRRLGRLERDGEDVADHLIRRGLARPYRGGQRQGWC; this is encoded by the coding sequence TTGAAATTTCATCATCGGAAAAGGGCGGGTCGTCGTTTTCGCTGGCTGGCGGGACTGAAGCGGCCGCTGGTGCTGCTCGCGATCCTGATGCTGGTCGCCTTTTTCCGCGACCCGGCCCGGGTCATTCGCGAGGAGGAAAAGGTGCTGACCATGTCGGGCCGGTTCCCGCTGTGCGAGGTCTCGGGGGCGGACACCGCCTGCATCTCGGATGGCGACAGCATCCGGCTGGCGGGCGGCGCGCCGCTCCGGGTCGTCGGCTTCGACACGGCGGAGATCGGGCGGCCGCAATGCGAGGCAGAGCGGGCGCTGGCGATTTCCGCGAGGGCCGAATTGCAGCGCTGGGTCAATCGCGGGCCGTTCGAGATCCACTATGTCGAGGAACGGGACCGATACGGACGGCGGCTGGGGCGGCTGGAGCGCGATGGCGAGGATGTCGCCGACCATTTGATCCGGCGCGGGCTGGCGCGGCCCTATCGCGGCGGGCAGCGACAGGGCTGGTGCTAG
- a CDS encoding threonine aldolase family protein, which translates to MRFFSDNAAPACQPVMEALVAANRLDTAYDGDEWSQKMDAAFSDLFETEVAAIWVSTGTAANCLALAALCPPWGSVLCHRMAHIEQDEAGAPGFFTHGAKLHLLDGPGAKVDPEAVDAALAAIRKDVHQVQPACLSVTNATEYGLAYGRAEMEALGAKAKEHGLRFHVDGARFANAVVSTGRSPAELTWKAGVDALSFGFIKNGGMNAEALILFDRDLANDIKVMKKRSGHLHSKGRFAAAQILAMLEGETWVANASNANKAASILAEACGDRLVYPVEANELFVKMTPKEAASLRDEGFDFYDWAAGEVRFVTSWDQDMDAVRSFAEAIAAL; encoded by the coding sequence ATGCGCTTCTTCTCGGACAATGCCGCCCCCGCCTGCCAGCCCGTGATGGAGGCCCTCGTCGCCGCCAACCGGCTCGACACCGCCTATGACGGCGATGAGTGGTCGCAGAAGATGGACGCAGCCTTCTCCGACCTGTTCGAGACCGAGGTCGCGGCCATCTGGGTGTCGACCGGCACGGCTGCCAACTGCCTCGCGCTCGCCGCCCTCTGCCCGCCGTGGGGATCGGTGCTGTGCCACCGCATGGCGCATATCGAGCAGGACGAGGCGGGCGCGCCTGGCTTCTTCACCCATGGCGCCAAGCTGCACCTTCTCGACGGCCCCGGCGCCAAGGTCGACCCCGAGGCTGTCGATGCCGCGCTGGCCGCGATCCGCAAGGACGTCCACCAGGTCCAGCCCGCCTGCCTGTCGGTCACCAATGCCACCGAATATGGCCTCGCCTACGGCCGCGCCGAGATGGAGGCACTGGGTGCCAAGGCCAAGGAGCATGGCCTCCGTTTCCATGTCGACGGCGCGCGCTTTGCCAATGCGGTCGTCTCGACCGGCCGCTCGCCCGCCGAGTTGACGTGGAAGGCGGGTGTCGATGCGCTCTCCTTCGGCTTCATCAAGAATGGCGGCATGAACGCGGAGGCGCTGATCCTGTTCGACCGCGACCTCGCCAATGACATCAAGGTGATGAAGAAGCGCTCGGGCCACCTGCACTCGAAGGGCCGCTTCGCCGCCGCGCAGATCCTCGCCATGCTCGAGGGCGAGACATGGGTCGCCAATGCGAGCAATGCCAACAAGGCGGCGAGCATCCTCGCCGAGGCCTGCGGCGATCGCCTCGTCTATCCGGTCGAGGCCAATGAGTTGTTCGTGAAGATGACGCCGAAGGAAGCCGCCAGCCTGCGGGACGAGGGTTTCGACTTCTACGACTGGGCGGCAGGCGAAGTGCGCTTCGTCACCAGCTGGGACCAGGACATGGACGCGGTCCGGTCCTTCGCCGAGGCGATCGCCGCCCTATGA
- a CDS encoding DMT family transporter: MSLPTDGLRQVALPFVIFTLIWGSTWIVIKDQLGVVPAPWSVTYRFIIAAAGMALVARWKGESLKPTPGFLGAAAIVGLSQFCFNFNGVYAAEHHITSGLVATVFALLMLPNALLGWWWLGQRPNARFILATLVATAGIGLLFLHELRERPDLTLTALMIGVGWTIFALLAAAVSNVYQARDSVKRFPLFSLLAWAMAIGAVADGIIAYALHGAPTVEWRWGYWAGLLWLAIAASVVCFSLYYPVVRRIGPGKAAYSSAMVPIVAMALSTLFEGFRWTSLSLAGAGVAFLGLVLALWSRQRPMKVTNPDAG, translated from the coding sequence ATGAGCCTGCCCACCGACGGCCTCCGGCAGGTCGCGCTGCCCTTCGTCATCTTCACGCTGATCTGGGGCTCGACCTGGATCGTCATCAAGGACCAGCTCGGCGTCGTGCCCGCGCCATGGTCGGTGACCTACCGCTTCATCATCGCGGCGGCCGGCATGGCGCTGGTCGCGCGCTGGAAGGGCGAGAGCCTGAAGCCCACCCCGGGGTTCCTCGGCGCCGCAGCCATCGTCGGGCTGAGCCAGTTCTGCTTCAACTTCAACGGCGTCTATGCCGCCGAGCATCACATCACCTCGGGGCTGGTCGCGACCGTCTTCGCGCTGCTGATGCTGCCCAATGCGCTGCTCGGCTGGTGGTGGCTCGGCCAGCGTCCCAACGCCCGCTTCATCCTCGCCACGCTGGTGGCGACCGCGGGCATTGGTCTCCTTTTCCTCCACGAGCTGCGCGAGCGGCCCGACCTCACGCTCACCGCCCTGATGATCGGGGTCGGCTGGACGATCTTCGCCCTGCTCGCGGCAGCGGTCAGCAACGTCTACCAGGCGCGCGACAGCGTGAAGCGCTTCCCGCTCTTCTCGCTCCTCGCCTGGGCGATGGCGATCGGCGCGGTGGCCGATGGGATCATCGCCTATGCCCTGCACGGCGCGCCCACGGTGGAGTGGCGATGGGGCTATTGGGCGGGGCTGTTGTGGCTCGCCATTGCCGCTTCGGTCGTCTGCTTCTCGCTTTATTATCCGGTGGTGCGCCGCATCGGACCGGGCAAGGCGGCCTATTCCTCCGCCATGGTGCCGATCGTCGCCATGGCACTCTCGACCCTGTTCGAGGGTTTTCGCTGGACAAGCCTGAGCCTTGCCGGGGCGGGGGTGGCCTTTCTCGGCCTCGTCCTCGCGCTCTGGTCGCGCCAGCGCCCGATGAAAGTGACCAACCCCGACGCGGGGTGA
- the pepN gene encoding aminopeptidase N yields the protein MADARMNPEAPPAPDHAAIYAKDYQPPAWWVRHVDLDMDLSPETARVRATLDVEKNSGGPLRLAGDGLKPLTVQVDGQDARWTLDGDDLVIELSGERHEIVTTVEFDPSANTQLMGLYASGGLLCTQCESEGFRRITFHPDRPDVLSTYSVTMHADEAAFPILLANGNKVAEGQGEDGRHWARWEDPFPKPSYLFAMVAGDLSANSDSFTTMSGRKVDLNIWVREKDLPLTAHAMQALKDSMKWDEETYGREYDLDLFNIVAVDDFNFGAMENKGLNIFNSRYILADAETATDFDFDNIAGVVAHEYFHNWSGNRVTCRDWFQLSLKEGFTVFRDQCFSQDMNSEAVKRIEDVRLLRAIQFPEDNGPLAHPVRPESYIEISNFYTATVYNKGAELIRMMRTILGPDKFRAGSDLYFERHDGEAATCEDFVRAMEDASGVDLAQFRLWYSQAGTPRVSAHLDHDEAAGRCTLKLAQEVPDTPGQTDKAPMAIPLKLALLDPQNGAEVAGGEQLVMLTGPEQSISYEAVGDACPILSINRDFSAPIVLKSDRTDEELAALARVDGNAFARYEALQELALRAMIPAIEQDAPVDPSPVIAAIEATLGDPALDTAFKAEAVLLPSESMIGERLDLIDPDKVHEVRRGLSNAIGKALAPQFEKILEGERPAGDDLSVEAKGRRALRNIALGYLASGDATAGAKAAKAQYDSATGMTERQGAMAVLANLDQPQRVEALGDFYARYKDNNLVLDKWFGLQARAEREGTLEEVARLSEHPDFTLKNPNRLRSLMGNFTANQWVFHHASGRGYEMLADMIIAADKLNPQVAARLVPPLGRWKRFEAKRAEQMRAALKKVVETEGLSKDVFEQVSKSLG from the coding sequence ATGGCCGATGCACGCATGAACCCCGAGGCGCCGCCTGCGCCCGACCATGCCGCCATCTATGCGAAGGACTATCAGCCGCCCGCATGGTGGGTCCGCCATGTCGATCTCGACATGGACCTGTCGCCCGAAACGGCACGGGTGCGCGCCACTCTCGATGTCGAGAAGAACAGCGGCGGGCCGCTCCGGCTCGCGGGCGACGGGTTGAAGCCGCTTACCGTGCAGGTCGACGGGCAGGATGCACGCTGGACATTGGATGGCGATGATCTCGTCATCGAGCTGTCGGGCGAGCGCCACGAGATCGTCACTACCGTCGAATTCGATCCCAGCGCCAATACCCAGCTGATGGGGCTCTACGCCTCGGGCGGCCTGCTCTGCACCCAGTGCGAGAGCGAGGGCTTCCGCCGCATCACCTTCCACCCCGATCGCCCCGACGTGCTGTCGACCTATTCGGTCACCATGCATGCCGACGAGGCGGCCTTCCCCATCCTCTTGGCCAACGGCAACAAGGTCGCGGAAGGGCAAGGCGAGGACGGGCGCCACTGGGCGCGCTGGGAAGACCCCTTCCCCAAGCCCAGCTATCTCTTCGCGATGGTCGCTGGCGACCTGTCGGCGAACTCGGACAGCTTCACCACGATGAGCGGGCGCAAGGTCGACCTCAACATCTGGGTGCGCGAGAAGGACCTGCCGCTCACCGCCCATGCCATGCAGGCCCTGAAGGACAGCATGAAGTGGGACGAGGAGACCTACGGGCGCGAATATGACCTCGACCTGTTCAACATCGTCGCCGTCGACGATTTCAACTTCGGCGCGATGGAGAACAAGGGGCTCAACATCTTCAACTCGCGCTACATCCTCGCCGATGCCGAGACCGCGACCGATTTCGATTTCGACAATATCGCGGGCGTCGTGGCGCACGAATATTTCCACAACTGGTCGGGCAATCGCGTCACCTGCCGCGACTGGTTCCAGCTCTCGCTGAAGGAGGGTTTCACCGTCTTCCGCGACCAGTGTTTTTCGCAGGACATGAACTCCGAAGCGGTCAAGCGCATCGAGGACGTGCGGCTGCTGCGCGCCATCCAGTTCCCCGAGGACAATGGCCCGCTCGCCCATCCGGTGCGGCCCGAAAGCTATATCGAGATCTCGAACTTCTACACCGCCACCGTCTACAATAAGGGCGCCGAGCTCATCCGCATGATGCGCACCATCCTCGGCCCCGACAAATTCCGCGCGGGCTCGGACCTCTATTTCGAGCGCCATGACGGCGAGGCGGCGACCTGCGAGGATTTCGTCCGCGCGATGGAGGATGCCAGCGGGGTCGACCTCGCCCAGTTCCGCCTGTGGTACAGCCAGGCGGGCACGCCGCGGGTGAGCGCACATCTCGACCATGACGAGGCCGCGGGGCGCTGCACCCTCAAGCTCGCGCAGGAAGTGCCTGACACGCCGGGCCAGACGGACAAGGCGCCGATGGCCATTCCCCTGAAGCTCGCGCTGCTCGACCCGCAGAACGGCGCCGAGGTGGCGGGCGGCGAACAGCTCGTCATGCTCACCGGGCCCGAGCAGAGCATCAGCTATGAGGCGGTGGGCGATGCCTGCCCGATCCTGTCGATCAACCGCGATTTCTCCGCGCCGATCGTCCTAAAGTCGGACCGCACCGACGAGGAACTGGCCGCGCTCGCCCGCGTCGACGGCAATGCCTTCGCGCGCTACGAGGCGCTGCAGGAGCTGGCCTTGCGCGCGATGATCCCCGCGATCGAGCAGGATGCGCCGGTCGACCCTTCCCCCGTCATCGCGGCGATCGAGGCGACGCTCGGGGACCCCGCGCTCGACACCGCTTTCAAGGCCGAAGCGGTCCTGCTGCCGTCGGAGAGCATGATCGGCGAGCGGCTCGACCTCATCGACCCCGACAAGGTGCACGAGGTCCGGCGCGGCCTGTCGAACGCCATCGGCAAGGCGCTGGCGCCGCAGTTCGAGAAGATCCTCGAGGGCGAGCGACCCGCGGGCGATGACCTGTCGGTCGAGGCCAAGGGGCGCCGCGCGCTCAGGAACATCGCGCTCGGCTATCTCGCCTCGGGCGATGCGACAGCGGGGGCGAAGGCCGCCAAGGCACAATATGACAGCGCCACCGGCATGACCGAGCGGCAGGGCGCGATGGCGGTGCTCGCCAATCTCGACCAGCCGCAGCGGGTCGAAGCGCTGGGCGATTTCTACGCCCGCTACAAGGACAACAATCTCGTCCTCGACAAATGGTTCGGGCTTCAGGCGCGGGCCGAGCGCGAGGGCACGCTCGAGGAAGTGGCGCGGCTGTCGGAGCATCCCGACTTCACGCTGAAGAACCCCAACCGGCTGCGCTCGCTGATGGGCAATTTCACCGCCAACCAGTGGGTCTTCCATCATGCCTCGGGGCGCGGTTACGAAATGCTCGCGGACATGATCATCGCCGCCGACAAGCTCAACCCGCAGGTCGCGGCGCGCCTCGTGCCGCCGCTCGGCCGGTGGAAGCGGTTCGAAGCGAAGCGCGCCGAGCAGATGCGCGCGGCGTTGAAGAAGGTCGTGGAGACGGAAGGGCTGTCGAAGGACGTCTTCGAACAGGTGTCGAAGAGCCTCGGCTAG
- a CDS encoding ABC-type transport auxiliary lipoprotein family protein yields MIRAFTIAAMTLALASCGLPKLGGEDPPASLTTLASSAPEPATTVRRDRAVTFAVPLTPEALATTRVAAFRGGTAVAYIQDLLLVDSPDNLFQQLVSETVYRSTDLLVVDPRQQDQVPALKVTGTLYRFGFDADTNEVVVGYEALWADGDRVASRRFEAREPALGYSTDVAPALNRAANRVASDVATWITTGN; encoded by the coding sequence ATGATCCGCGCTTTCACGATTGCCGCGATGACGCTCGCGCTCGCCTCGTGCGGGCTGCCCAAGCTGGGCGGCGAGGATCCGCCCGCCTCGCTCACCACGCTCGCCTCGAGCGCGCCCGAACCGGCCACGACCGTGCGCCGCGACCGCGCCGTCACCTTCGCGGTGCCGCTGACGCCCGAGGCGCTCGCCACCACCCGCGTCGCCGCCTTCCGCGGCGGTACGGCGGTCGCCTATATCCAGGACCTGCTGCTGGTCGACAGTCCCGATAACCTGTTCCAGCAGCTCGTGTCCGAGACCGTCTACCGCTCGACCGACCTGCTCGTCGTCGACCCGCGCCAGCAAGACCAGGTGCCGGCGCTCAAGGTCACCGGCACGCTCTATCGTTTCGGCTTCGATGCCGACACGAACGAAGTGGTGGTGGGCTATGAAGCGCTGTGGGCCGACGGTGACCGCGTCGCCAGCCGCCGTTTCGAGGCACGCGAACCCGCGCTCGGCTATTCGACCGACGTTGCGCCGGCCTTGAACCGCGCAGCGAACCGGGTGGCGAGCGACGTCGCCACCTGGATCACCACCGGAAATTAA
- a CDS encoding MlaD family protein — METRSNHILVGAVVLALLAGLLVFTVWIAGLSGSAKKCYDIYFPGGVGGLNRGSNVSFSGVPVGEVQGISLLPQRPEFVWVRISVDADTPVLQGTEATISGVGFTGVSEIQLSGAQTGAPPVTDVGPQGCPVIRSSASVLDSVLNSAPELIDRIQRLTERMAELLSDENQNSISDILENIEKTTDTLAARAPDLADAIAQASVAAERAGVAAEKWGAVAETTDVILKENAGPAMAELQEAISAMKDATVTLDAAVDDARPGLQQFSNSTMPEADRLVRDLRTLTQSLERFSTRLDSDGIGGALGPKKLPDYEPGDGR; from the coding sequence ATGGAAACAAGATCGAACCATATCCTCGTCGGCGCGGTAGTGCTCGCGCTCCTCGCGGGCCTGCTCGTCTTCACCGTGTGGATCGCGGGCCTCTCGGGCTCGGCGAAGAAGTGTTACGACATCTACTTCCCGGGCGGCGTGGGCGGGCTCAACCGCGGCTCCAACGTCTCCTTCTCGGGCGTGCCGGTGGGCGAGGTGCAGGGCATCAGCCTGTTGCCGCAACGCCCCGAATTCGTCTGGGTCCGGATCAGCGTGGATGCCGACACCCCCGTCCTCCAGGGCACCGAGGCGACCATCTCGGGCGTCGGCTTCACCGGCGTCTCCGAAATCCAGCTGTCGGGCGCGCAGACCGGCGCCCCGCCGGTCACCGACGTCGGCCCGCAGGGCTGCCCCGTCATCCGCTCCTCGGCCAGCGTCCTCGACAGCGTGCTGAACAGCGCGCCCGAACTCATCGACCGCATCCAGCGCCTGACCGAGCGCATGGCGGAGCTCCTGTCGGACGAGAACCAGAATTCCATTTCGGACATCCTCGAGAATATCGAGAAGACCACCGACACGCTGGCCGCGCGCGCGCCCGACCTCGCCGATGCCATCGCGCAGGCGAGCGTGGCCGCCGAACGCGCCGGTGTCGCCGCCGAGAAATGGGGCGCGGTGGCCGAGACCACCGATGTCATCCTCAAGGAAAATGCCGGCCCCGCCATGGCCGAGCTGCAGGAAGCCATCTCGGCGATGAAGGACGCGACTGTCACGCTCGACGCGGCGGTCGACGATGCCCGCCCGGGCCTCCAGCAATTCTCCAATTCCACCATGCCCGAGGCCGACCGCCTCGTGCGCGACCTGCGCACCCTGACGCAGAGCCTCGAGCGCTTCTCGACCCGTCTCGACAGCGACGGCATCGGCGGCGCGCTGGGGCCGAAGAAACTGCCCGATTACGAACCCGGAGACGGCCGATGA